In Citrus sinensis cultivar Valencia sweet orange chromosome 3, DVS_A1.0, whole genome shotgun sequence, the sequence GTTGTCACAACTCACTGACTCagtaactaaaattattaatcgCCTAAAATaaacacctttttttttagaggACCAAAAATAAACACTTAACAAAAGCATACAGGagattatataaatatatgagtTATGCTGTGATGTGAAAACAAGCTAGCATCTTCTTGAAATTACTCAATCATCCTgccacaaagaaaattaatttttggaaattaatGTCACCGGCTCATGCCAGAACTTTTACGGACACTGAAATAATGAATGgcaagaaaaaattagaaaaagaatcaCAATATGGCAAATGAAagagaagggggaaaaaaatcttaacaaGAATTTCTTCTTTCCCTCTACCTTAATCAATTCCTTATTCTATGTGGGAGTCAAGAGAGGTGAGACCATGAGAAAGGGGAGTCAAGAATGAGCGGGAAAAATACATGGAAAATTGGTTACGAGTAATATCAAATGTATCATTTTAAAACCAACAAGCGTGTAGATCAGCTGGCATGAGGCTGTTCTAGTTTAACCAATGTTCTCGGTTCAAGGTTTGAGAATGCAGCTACATTAAAATACTTATTGGAAGAGTTTTGCCGCCCTAGTGGTCCTACTGGCTCAAGAATTAGCTGGAGTCTAATGTGGTCTTTAGATACTAGATGatttaatacataaaaaaaaatgtatcctttcaaatttattatctttttcaaGGTGATACAtagtttgattatttatttccGATAAGTTCTTGACTTTTACGCTTGTTCTTGACCTGAAATATCATTTTAGATAAACCAGCAAATAAATCCTTGTTTCTACATgcctttttcttaattggtcaaataaattaataggtCCGACAGAAAAAGGATTAATTGTaatgaagttgaaaaataattttagtatatAGCCTCCAATACTCAACCTCTATGTGAGATGGTCACAGTTACCcttcaataatttcttttgtttgattattgctttaaaaataatagagacAAACTGAGATATTACGAGTTTATCAGGATTTAATTAAGGgtagaaaaaaattctaaaaaaattaagggtaaaaaaaaaaaattctataaagAACGAAATTGCATGTAATTCTTCCAAATTGTAGTAGTCTTTGCATTGAAACTAAATACACGGATTTAGTTATACCCGGCAACTATTGAAGAAACATCCTATCTCACCTGAAACTACGTGTCCTTTCGAAATTTAAATCCAAATCCTAGTAAAAGATTAGAAGACGTATTGACATCACATTCGTAATGCATGAATTCTATCAATTTCTCTATAAAGGCACTTGcatattcttcttcttatctTGTTTTTAATCTTTCTCCCATCTTCTctctaataataatgatagtcTTTCCGTTTTCATTAACTCTCTGTAATCTTTTCTAGTCTTAGGGTTAGGGTTTCTCCACAATGGCTCGCGCAAGCAATATCTTTGTGGGTTTTCTTAGCTTATGCTTTCTTGTCCTAGGCATCGTCGCCCTCAGTTTCTCTCTGGCCATTCACTTTCATGGTGGCACAGCCACAGCATGCCAAAAATCCCTGTACACCCCGTTACTTGTAACGGCTATCTTTCTATCTGTGCTGTCTTTGCTGGGGTTGATCGGTTCGTGCTGCAAGAACAATTTTCTCCTCTACCTTTACTTGATTGTTTTGTTCTTGCTGATTCTTGGCTTATGCATCTTCGCTGTTTTTGTGTTTGCTGTTACATCTAATAGTGCCGGTAAAGCTGTATCCAGATTAGGGTTTAAGGAGTATCGGTTGGGAGATTATAAGAACTGGCTTAAAAATCATTTGGTGAATGACAAGAATTGGAATGAGATTAGGAGTTGCATGATTGATTCTCAAGTTTGTAAGAGTCTTGAAAggaatactaataataatcaGACCGCTGCGGATTTTTTCAAGAGAAATTTGTCTCCAATACAGTCTGGTTGCTGCAAGCCACCTGTTGCTTGCGGGTTTCAATATCAAAACGCTACGTTTTGGATATCGCCGACATCGGGCAGGCCCGCTGTGAATGACGGCGACTGCTCTGCATGGAGCAATAAGCAAGATGCGCTGTGTTTCAACTGCAACTCATGCAAGGCTGGGGTTCTTGTGAACATCAAGAAAGAGTGGAAGGTTTTGACAATAATCAATGTCTGTGCCCTCGTCTTTATCATCCTCATGTACTCCTGTGGTTGCTACGCTTTGAGGAACAATCGAAGTGATAAGCGATTTAGTAGATATAGATACGCCGCATAAccaaatcatatatatatatatataagttaatttatttgagtttcatttttgttttgaattaatCACATATGTGCCTAATGAAGTAGCGTAATAATCAATACTTTAATGGCATCTGTAACATATGTGCAATATAACtgaatcaatttatttatgatcACTTACTTTAAATTAACATGCCCCTATTTTGATGGTATCAATCAGTAGTTGTCAAATACATTAATCCATAGACATTTTGAAaactgaatttttatttttatcttttgtttcaattcaaaGGAGTGAATTTCTCACATTTTCTGTTCCTCGCTTCCTATCCTACACAAAATTTGAATCGATTCTCGAGATCTATTTTGAATTCTTAATTATGGAGACCTACTTTTGGAAAAAAAGTAATGCATATTCATGTTATAAGCACCGAATAGAAAGAATAAAGTTCCAAGAGTTTCAAGCACCAATAGAATTTtccaaatttacaaatttttactGAGTCATGATATAGCTCCACCCTTGCAGTCATCGAGGGTTGAAATTAGATGCAATATATTGATTCAATTTGGTTTGCTTTCGGAAAATTTTAAGcaattttatgtaaatttaatttattaattggctctcttaaatttatattgtttcCAGATCATATCTCTCTTAAATCTCtcttaattctatttttaccATGGAATGACTCTTACCGAATTAAGATCCCCACTATAATGATCGTTACAACAAATTAGAAGTGAAGTTGGACACGGTTAAAATATTGCATTTCAGGAGAGGATCTGAATCTGCAATATAGTGAGGTGgatttatttatcttcttatGAATTTACGAGAagttactttattttatttttatttttatttttttttagatacatggaacttgtttaattgtagtgattatttttagaatGAGATGCTCACGATCGCTTACCTAATTTTGCGGAAACATTTATATACTTGAACCAAATATTGGAACTAAGAAACATCTCAAGTCATAACTCACTCAGGTTTCCTGCTTTTGGAACCAACTTACACTATCCTAGGTTTTATGGAAACCTGAGATTCCGTGTATCCCAAGTTACCAAAATTTCCAAGTCCGCAGTGCATTcggtttaattttctataaaagcACTTGCATATACACGCTTCAATCGTTGCTTCGCTCTCTGTGGAGAAAACCAAACCTCGGGATTTGCAAACCACTCTTCACAccacataataaaataatggcTCGCTCTAGCGACAGCATCTTTGTATGTTTCTTTAGTTTCTGGTTTCTTGTCCTCGGCGTCATAACCATCGGGTCCTCCCTCTTAATTAACTTTTCCGGTGGTCCAGTATGCCAAAAATCTCTATACATCCCATTACTTGTATCGGGCATCATTCTATCTATAGTGTCTTTGTTGGGGTTCATGGGTTCGTGTTGCAAGAGCAACTTTCTGCTAAGTCTTTACTTGTTTGCGGTGTTCTTGTTGGCTGTTTGGTTCGTCGCCTTCGCCAGTTTTGTGGTTATTGTCACGAATGATGGAGCTGCTGAAGCTGTGTCCAAGTTAGGGTTTAAGGAGTATCGGTTGGGGGATTATAAGAATTGGTTACAAAGGAATTTCGTAAGCGACAAGAAATGGAAAGAGATTAGGAGTTGCATGATTGATGCTCATCAAGTTTGCAAGAATCTTGATAGGAATAATGTTGTTGATCAGACGGCTGAGGATTTTTACAAGAGAAACGATTTGTCCCCTGTTCAGTCTGGTTGCTGCATACCACCTGTTGCTTGCGGGTTTCAGTATCAAAACACAACGTTTTGGATACCGCGGATATCAGCCTCGACAGCAAAAGACAACGACTGCTCTGCATGGAGCAATCATCAACAGACGCTGTGCTACAACTGCGATTCGTGCAAAGCTGGAGTTATTACAAATGTGAAGAAACAGTGGAGGGTTTTGGCAACTATCAACTTCTGTCTAGCTGTCTTCATCGCCATCTTTTGTTCCGCTGGTTGCTGCGACATAAGGAACAAAAATCGAAGAGATCACAACAAATCTTTGAACCAATGCCTGGTTTAGTTATGTAATTGTTTTTGAACTAGGTGCCTCAAGAATGGATATATTTAAGTGATTTGTAATATCATAAGCTatgtaattgttttaattaatgcCTCAAGAATGGATAGCTCAATGCCATAAATTGGATGTATGGATCtgtaatatatatgtaatattttttgatTCACTAATTTACTTCATCTTTGTATGATTACTTATTTCTTCTTATTGAAAACTgagttctattttttttttcctttttcggTTTGTcctatttttttccttctttcttaCTCAGGAATTGAATGATCTTTAGTTACATAACTttattgaatcaaattttatgcatAAAGATCTTGCATGTGATCTCTTTGAGATCTTTGTTTCATGTTTTAATCAATTGATGCTAAGTCTCtttctattattttgaaaagtaacaGAAGGGCagttgatatatatatttttttttcataaaagtaGGAGTTTTggaaaattcaaatccatttTGGATAATGCTTTGGCATGACATGTCATGAgttgaatataaattttgcaTGTAAATAATGTGTAACATGACATGTCATTAATTAGTTgacattataaaattattatctcaTCAAGAGTGATGATATATAAagtcaattattattaaacacATGACAATGTGACACCTCCTTTgagatttaaattttgtatattctAACTTTAGAAATATATCATTCTCATCCACTATATATCTCTACCTCCCTCAAGATTCGAATTAGGTAactagttaaaaaaaagaactacTAGAAAATCACTTGACTAAACCCAAAAacataattgataataaatttcaccaaattcaaattctcattaaatatttatataagtaATTTGGAAGGATGCTTTTGTAATAAAACATGTATTTAatcgtttttctttttcttttaaaaataacgtGATAGGTTTTAAAACCGCCTTATTATGGGTTGTGTTACGACagctaaaattttctttttgattaaTGTTGAAGCAAAAGGTCTTGTGAGTCCTCAACGTGGGTTGCGACAGGGGTTGCCCTTTATCGCCTTATCATTTTATCTTGTGCGCAGAGGCTTTCTCGAAATTAATTAGTACAAGCTGCAGTTACTGTTATAGATCTTCATGGGATCCGATTTGGTCCTAATGTGCTAATGTCCCATTTAGCTGCTTGTAAATTTGATCCTTTGTCGTGTGGCTGATTGCTTTCTTTATGGTCCTGTTTGGGATTTAAACTGCCGGTTGATGTTGAATAAATAAGTTGCAAGGGAAATTAATGCAAGATGATGAGCTAGCTAGCTAGTTTTGCATCATTCAATAAGTATGGATTGATCGGTAGGTTTTAAACCCGCACTCAATTCAAAATTACTAGAACTGCACTGCATGCAAGTAGTTTATGattgcattaaaataataataatgagaagaagaagaagaagaagaagaagaagaagaatataataatacaAGTGAGATTATGTTATTGGACGGTCGGAAGAACATAGCAAACTCTATTTTTGAACGGGAAAATGTTAGCCTTCTGGGGCCTTAACTACCACTTTTAGAACTATGAAGGCATGGAGTTAAATGTTATAATGTCCATTTTCTGgtcactaattaatttttataggaATATGTCAATTGTTACTTTAAAACTCTGTAATTAAATGTGTTAAAACTCGagaaattcaaaaaagttGCAGCAAACATCTCAACAGATATGTGGGCTAGTATTATATTAATCAGTCAGTGGCGTGCTAACATCATGGATGGTGGAGGCCGAGTGTGGTGAAGTCGTAATGGCGGAGGCTCAGATTTTGCCAAGTCAActtgtaacaccctaggcgaatcccacatcggcaaagcacgggagagatgctgggtttataagaggtgatccacaccttaattggcaagacgcgttttgggttgtatgggcgccccaagaacaaatccgtgcgggccttgttaaggcccaaaacggacaatatcttgctagatctgggttgggtcatgacaattgtggtatcagagcaactAGGTTAGGATTCTGTAGACTTTCTTTTACGGTTTAATTAGATTGTCTAATTAAATCGATTACATTTGTTTTGTAGAAATGAAGAAGGACAATATGGGTATGAAAAGTGTTAAGAATAAGAGATGGACGGAAATTGACAGGACTGAACAATTTATCTTAAGAGGAGTTCTTGTCAAAGATCTAAGTTATACTACTTATTGCTCTTGTTTACAATAGcaaattttcttagttataCTACTTATTCAGTACTCTGCGCGCTTGCACGACCTTTAGCCatgaattatttacttttttttaaattatttatttatttattctccgTGTTATAGTCAAGAGATGTCACGTAAGGGAGGTGCTAGGCATGCCTCTAGCTCGAGAGATGTTTTAGGTATCGCTGACGACGCTGACCCAACCTTGCACGAGATGGCTAACGAAGGAAATCCTATGATGCGCGCAATGCTTAGATTGATGGAACAACAAAGTAAGTTAATTCAAGATATGGCTAGAGGCAGAGTTGGGGCACAAGAGAATGTGCCAGTTGAAAGGCAAGGTGGCGCAAGAGATCATGGGGCTATGGTGAACTTAGAACGATTTAAGAAATTGGGACCACCTACCTTTCAGGGGACTGCCGATCCCATGGTTGCAGAGGCATGGCTAAAACCGATGGAGAAGATATTTGTGGCTATGGGTTGTAATGATGATCAAAGGGTAATATTAGCCTCTTTTGTCCTTCAGGGTGAGGCAGACTACTGGTGGGATGCCAAATCTCGTCTCATAAGGGTTGGCTTGCAAGATGCACCCATTACTTGGGAGTTATTTTTGGAGGCTTTTCATGAAAAGTATTTTCCTGAACGAGTTCGATATCAGATGGAGGCTGATTTCTTGAGGTTGACTCAAGGAACAGAGTCTGTTGCGGAGTATGAGGAACAATTTACTGCCCTCTCTCGTTTTGCTCATACCTTGGTTGCTAATGAAGGTAGTAAGTGTAGGAAGTTCCTGGAAGAGTTACGTCCTAACATTAAAGGGCGATTGACCATCCTTAAGATTAACAATTATGCCGATTTGGTTAGGACCTTACCATGTTTCAATAGATTGTTTTGCtaaggaaattatttttcgCCTACCTGGCGAggaagaatttcattttcaagggaATCATAAGAGTCATAAAGCTTTGATTTCTATGGTTAAGgcaatgaaaatgctaaagaaGGGGTGTGAAGGATTTTTAGCGTATATAGTTGCTGACCATCCCGATGGGGCGTGCCTTGAAGACATACCTATTGTAAGGGAGTTTATTGATGTATTTCCTGAAGATCTTCCGGGACTACCCCCAGATCGAGAGGTTGAGTTTACTATAGAATTAGTTTCTGGTACTACACCTATATCCAAGGCGTCATATCGGATGGCACCCATTGAATTAAAAGAACTAAAGGTCCAGCTACAAGAATTACTAGATAAGGGTTTCATTCGTCCTAGTGTGTTGCCTTGGGGTGCTCCCGTTTTGTTcgcaaagaaaaaagatggttCAATGAGGTTGTGTATTGATTACCGGCAGTTGAATATGGTTACTGTCAAGAATAAATACCCTCTTCCTCAAATTGATGACCTCTTTGATCAATTACGAGGTGCATCGGTATTctctaaaattgatttacGATCTGGCTaccatcaattaaaaataagaagtgAGGATGTATCGAAGACAACTTTTCGAACTCGTTATGAACACTATGGGTTCTTAGTTATGCCTTTTGGATTAACTAATGCTCCTGCAGCGTTCATGGATTTGATGAATAGGATCTTCCAACCTTATCTTGACCAATTTGTCATCGTCTTTATTGATgacatattaatttactctAAGAGTAAGAAGGAGCATGAGTTGCACCTGAGGATTGTATTAGAAACATTGCGGAAGAAGAAGTTGtatgaaaaatttaagaaatgtgAGTTTTGGCTTGATCGTGTGATGTTTTTGGGACATATAGTGACGAAGGATGGTATTTCAGCAGATCCAGCCAAAGTGGAGGTAATTGTTAATTGGGAAAGGCCTGCTAGTGTGACTAAAGTAAGGAGTTTCTTAGGATTGGCAGGTTATTATAGGCGCTTTGTCAAAGGATTTTCTAGCATAGCAGCACCATTGACTAATTTGACTAAGAAGAATGTGAAGTTCAATTGGGATGAGGCATGTGAAAAGAGCTTTCAAGAGCTCAAGAGTCATTTGGTGACTGCCCCCGTTTTAACTTTTCCTTCTGAAGGTGGAGGTTTTGTGATTTACAGTGATGCTTCTAGAAAAGGTTTGGGTTGCGTTTTAATACAGCATGGTAAGGTTATAGCATATGCTTCTAGGCAGCTAAAGAATCATGAACAAAATTACCCAACACACGATTTGGAATTGGCTGCTATAGTGTTTGCTCTAAAAATCTGGAGACACTATTTGTATGGGGAGACTTGTGAGATCTTCACCGATCATAAGAGTTTGAAGTACTTGTTTACTCAAAAGGAATTGAATTTGAGGCAGAGAAGATGGTTGGAGTTGGTAAAGGATTTTGATTGTTCTATTAATTACCATCCAGGTAAGGCAAACGTGGTAGCAGATGCCTTGAGTAGGAAATCATCTGGGTGCATGGCTCATCTTATCACCATGCAATCTCATTTGGTAAAAGACTTGAGGAGATGTGGGATTGAGGTAGTTACTCATGGGCAAGCAGACATGTTAGCACATTTGACAGTCCAACCCACTCTAATTGATAGAGTTAAGGTAGCTCAGAAGAACGACATAGAACTCAATAAAATCCGTGAAGATGTGAGCAAAGGACATAAGCCCGGATTTAGACTTGATAATGGGGATGGATTATGGTTGGGACAAAGGTTATGCGTGCCAGCAGACGAAGAGTTGAAGGCAGAGATCTTAAGAGAAGCTCATGAATCATCTTACAGTATGCATCCTGGTAGTACTAAGATGTATCGTGATCTAAAGCAAAGTTTTTGGTGGAGGAATATGAAGAGAGATATTGCTGCTTTTGTGTCTCGGTGTTTAGTCTGCCAACAAGTAAAGATTGAGCATCAAAGACCAGCAGGAACTTTACAAACGCTTCCTATTCCTCAGTGGAAATGGGAACACATAACAATGGATTTAGTTTCTGGATTACCTCGTTCTAGGAGGGGATGTGATTGCATTTGGGTAATTGTTGATCGATTGATGAAATCAGCTCATTTCTTGGCAAGGAAGAGTACAGACAATGTAGGGCAACTAGCTAAGTTGTTCATTAAGGAGATAGTGAGGCTTCATGGGGTTCCAGTGTCAATAGTGTCTGATAGAGATCCACTGTTCACTTCAAGATTTTGGGCTAGCTTACATAAAGAGTTGGGGACAAAATTGAGATTTAGCACTGCTTTTCATCCACAGACAGATGGGCAATTCGAAAGGACTATTTAAACCCTTGAGGATATGCTTCGAGCTTGCGTCCTAGACTTGAGTGGTGGTTGGGAAGAGCACCTAATGTTGATCGAATTTGCTTATAACAATAGCTTCCATTCGAGTATTGGCATGACACCATTTGAGGCATTATATGGAAGAAAGTGTAGGTCCCCAATCTGCTGGGATGAAGTTGGTGAAAGAAAACTTTTGGGTCCAGAATTAATACAGATTACTGTTGATAAAATCAAGTTGATTAGAGGACGTCTTCAAACAGCTCAGAGCAGACAGAAGAGTTATGCAGATCGTCGTAGACGTGAGTTGGAATTCGAAAAAggagattttgttttcttaaaagTATCGCCATGGAAAGGGGTGCTTCGGTTCGGGAAGACAGGAAAGCTTAGCCCTAGATTTATTGGACCATTTGAGATTTTAGAGAGAATTGGTCCGGTGGCCTATCGCATAGCTTTACCACCAAGTTTGTCTAGGCTTCACAATGTATTTCATGTGTCTGTGTTAAGAAAGTACATTGCAGACGCTTTACATGTGCTAGACTATCAACCGATTCAGATAAATGAAGACATGTCGTATGAGGAACAGCCTATTGAGATTGTCGATCGAGACGAACAAGTATTAAGGAATAGAGTTATTCCCCTAGTGAAGGTACGATGGATGAATCATTCTATTGAGGAAGCCACTTGGGAGCGAGAAGCAGAAATGTTGGAGAAGTATCCTTAACTCTTCCATGCATAAGGTAACCTTTTAATTTCGAGGACGAAATTTTTATTAGGAGGGGAGAATTGTAACGCCACAAATTCccatacatattaaattatggaaattgggttttcattgagaattatgggtggcctataacccttatttAGAAAGGGgtactaattaaatagaggttatttatgagatcattttggaaaatggttatttttccttattgaatagggtttcttaagatcccctataaatacatacttttcccccttccataaccctaagttcacaacatttattcttcttctctgctgctctttacgctcttacccaaatcttaggattcaaacctttgtttaggagagaatcaAAGCGACGGGTAAGTTGTTCTCCATGTTCTCAACAGATTTCTAATCACTCTATCTAACTAGGGTTTATATTGGCACGATTCTAATGGTTGTAGATCATTATGCATGGTTTAGAATATATTTAGACTTTgcttagggttttgatttagTATGAGTTTAGTTAATCAATCCTTGACGTATTAAGCACAGGATAATTCTGGACAGCATGAGGATCTCGAATTTTAAagctatattttctgaacgaattttcttataaaatttatatttctggaaactagacatgtagggcttcttgattaaattttatttcattaaattcaacttcgttttcaattttatacgtATTTTGGAAATAGAAACCACTGCACTGGAAATCCACAATTTCAGTATTGTGATCAGATTCACAAGACTATTTGTACCACCAAATGAACtcaaaaaattctgaaagtttatatgtatgttaatatatgtgtctaggattcccagttttaattttataattttctggttagtattttattttataaaaatcacggAACCCGTTCTGTTTGGTTTAGATTATGTGAAAACAGTTTCGAGTTTGCTGAGtagtaaatagtttttaaaatgtttttgatatcggatcctcttgtaaattttacatggggTACGCATGGATGTCCAGAATAGTTCCAGagatattttatatcattctgAGACTtggattaagagttaaaattccgAGAATCAGACATGTacgggtatgaattagaaaatcagattcttagaataagtcattaattgtcatatcttgtatttgtttaaggaGTTGAAGGTGATTGAGGCTCTTAGAAGCTTAGAGGTGGGTTAATTCAAGTTCATTTGTCgaggtaagtaacttcattcctagtatactggatatgtataagtattttgatattattattataagtaaaaatatttttatactacttAGAAGATTAATGgattttcataacaaaattagttttatgtaaatgttttaaagcctaaattctttttaagaaagtattttataaatacttttagtatgtaaattattttatgacatgacaaccttttatgattttatctataaaataatttgcaagcctaaattattgttatggaCATTTATGAAACTGCTAAGAATGTTTTATGCCTATGTAtggtttaattatttatgattgtaTGGGGGCCACCTCTTGAGACTATATGGGGGCCACCTCTTGAAGGCTAAAGCGTCGCAAAGTGCCACGTATAAGTCATtatgttttggctcattgtccgtagttattttgattctgattctgattgtaatatacgatatatctgtctggaccagtactgggtttctgttctgaatgtgcacacgatattctgattctatttctggccgggtcaccgggactataggtgacactatgtgacatgagctaacctgtctgttttctgtatacgtattacatgatttgcttcgtaagtaaatatgcttttgaatattctgaattattaagaatttatcttatgttattgtgatatatcgttttatgaaaattatggattatgatatatgctttaaacaaaagaaggcttgcaatatttttggtatcgataggcctagtgtgttaggaatggttttacttaccgagttgacggctcaccctcgtcattacttttttgcagattaagtttcttttaagAGGTGCActtagctttggagttagtGATTTCCAGTTTCCGTTTGCTATTGAATAAGAGGAGGAATAGACttgtgtttctatttagttacttctattatgaacgtgtaatttggagtttgagacttttgttattatttttatatgtcctcgagagagattatttagtatttgacGTTTGGATTcatggatttatttgaataggAATTGGAGGaatttcagtttgaaacttatgagtaaagattaatgatttgtgagtaacctccttcttcacgtgctccgcacgtgttagatttggggtgttacaattgtggtatcagagcggctccgcgtgtcctcttgagcaaTGGTgaggcaaacctcagcgaggacgctgagtccccaagggggggtgtatgtaacaccctaggcgaatcccacatcggcaaagcacgggagagatgctgggtttataagtggtgatccacaccttaattggcaagacgcgttttggggtgtatgggcgccccaagaacaaatccgtgcgggccttgttaaggcccaaagcagACAATAtattgccaggtctgggttgggtcatgacattgctgggtttataaggtgtggatcaccccttataaacccagcatctctcccgtgctttgccgatgtgggattcgcctagggtgttacacaACTAGTCGAGTGCGCTAGTATTGTATCATCTAGCAGTTACATCAAAACTTAGGCACAGGACAAATCGAGTCCCAGGGTCTCACGAAAAGGGAGATTATTGATCTTATGAGTGGTTTTTTAGAGGATTATTAATCTTATGAGTGGTTTTTTTAGAGGGATATGACAACATTTACTTCAAAAGTGAGATTCTTGACCTTATGGGTGCTAGTGACCACCCTTAGGACTAGTTC encodes:
- the LOC102620845 gene encoding tetraspanin-11-like, which produces MARASNIFVGFLSLCFLVLGIVALSFSLAIHFHGGTATACQKSLYTPLLVTAIFLSVLSLLGLIGSCCKNNFLLYLYLIVLFLLILGLCIFAVFVFAVTSNSAGKAVSRLGFKEYRLGDYKNWLKNHLVNDKNWNEIRSCMIDSQVCKSLERNTNNNQTAADFFKRNLSPIQSGCCKPPVACGFQYQNATFWISPTSGRPAVNDGDCSAWSNKQDALCFNCNSCKAGVLVNIKKEWKVLTIINVCALVFIILMYSCGCYALRNNRSDKRFSRYRYAA
- the LOC102621134 gene encoding tetraspanin-8-like, translating into MGSCCKSNFLLSLYLFAVFLLAVWFVAFASFVVIVTNDGAAEAVSKLGFKEYRLGDYKNWLQRNFVSDKKWKEIRSCMIDAHQVCKNLDRNNVVDQTAEDFYKRNDLSPVQSGCCIPPVACGFQYQNTTFWIPRISASTAKDNDCSAWSNHQQTLCYNCDSCKAGVITNVKKQWRVLATINFCLAVFIAIFCSAGCCDIRNKNRRDHNKSLNQCLV
- the LOC127900543 gene encoding uncharacterized protein LOC127900543 — encoded protein: MSRKGGARHASSSRDVLGIADDADPTLHEMANEGNPMMRAMLRLMEQQSKLIQDMARGRVGAQENVPVERQGGARDHGAMVNLERFKKLGPPTFQGTADPMVAEAWLKPMEKIFVAMGCNDDQRVILASFVLQGEADYWWDAKSRLIRVGLQDAPITWELFLEAFHEKYFPERVRYQMEADFLRLTQGTESVAEYEEQFTALSRFAHTLVANEGSKCRKFLEELRPNIKGRLTILKINNYADLVRTLPCFNRLFC